The window CACGGGCACAGTGCACGACCCAGCTCGCGACGCCTTCGGCCGTCCCGGACGAGTACCCCGCCGCCGCAATCTGATACTCCGTCAGACCGAGCTCGAGGTGACCCACCTCGGGCGCGACGACACCCCCGGCGTCGAGGCCGCGCTGGAGAAGCAGACAGCGGGCCGCGGCCCGCGCGACGAGGCCCGACCACGGGCCGAACGCCTCGGTTGTGAGCACCTCCGCGTGGACGATCGCGGCGACCACGATCGCCGGTGCACGGGTCGGCGAGGTCAGGGCGTCGGCGAGGACGTCGAGCCGCGCCGCGGCCGCCGCGGTGGCGGGTCGGCCGAGCGAGTCCGTGGGGACGTCGACGTCCGCCGCGGCGACCGCGTGCAGCCGGGCGAGGGCCTGCAGCGGGGCCTTCTCCCACACCGGGGCGACGAGACCGATCTCGGTCGACAGGCGCACGGCCCCGCGCGCGACCGAGCCGGCCGCGGGGTCGGTCAGCGCCGATCCCGAGCGCAGGTCCTCCTCGCTGACGTCGACGCCGGAGAGCGCGGCCGAGGCCCGTGCCCCGCGCAGCGCGGTCACGGCCACGACCTCGGGGCCGCGCAGCTTGAGGGCCGGCAGGCCGGCCAGGCGGTCGACCGCGGCCCGGGCGCGGAGGCCGAGCTCGGCGACCCCGGGGAGGGCGGCAACTGCTGCGAACGGGTCGGCGACGGACACGAGCGGTCACGCTAGCGGGCCCGCCGACGCGACCGACGTGCCCACCTTCGATGGGAGCCCGCGCGGCGCAGGCTGACGCAGGAGTGCCGACCAAATTAGATTCAGGTCCGTGGGCGACCTGACGGGTGCTCTGACCCTCGCGATCGCCGCAGCAGCGGTCGCGGTGGCGGTGCTCGGCCTGCGTCGCTTCAACTGGTGGCGGCCCGACCTCGGCACGACCGCCGACCGCGCGGCGTACGAGACGCTCCACCTCACCTCGCTCGCCGCGCCCGCGCTCCGCGGCGGGCTCACGCAGGCGGGCACGACGCGGGCGGTCAAGCACCTCCGGGCCCTGCTGGGTTCGCGCGCGGTCGCCATCACCGACGGGCAGCGGCTGCTCGCGTGGGACGGCGCCGCCCAGGACTCCCTCGGCAGCTGTGCCGTCGAGCACGCCCAGGCGGTCATGGACACCGGCCGCAGCCAGGTGCTGATGGCGGCGTGCCCGAACAGCGAGCCGATCCGCGAGGTCGTCGTCACCCCCCTGGTCTCCGGCACCACCGTCATCGGCACGCTCGCGGCCTACGTCGACTCCAGCTCGGCGAACCTGATCCGCGCCGTCGACGAGGTCGGGAGTTGGGTCTCCGGCCAGCTCGAGCTCTCGGAGCTCGACGCGACCCGCACCCGCGTCGCGGAGGCCGAAGTGCGGGCGCTGCGCGCGCAGATCTCGCCGCACTTCATCTACAACTCGCTGAACGCGATCGCCTCGTTCGTGCGTACCGACCCGGACCGTGCCCGCGAACTCCTCCTGGAGTTCGCCGACTTCACCCGCTACACGTTCCGCCGGGCGGGCGACTTCACGACGCTGGCCGACGAATTGCGCGCGATCAACGGTTACCTGCTGCTGGAGCGGGCACGATTCGGCGAGCGACTGGGCGTCACCCTCCGGGTCGCGCCCGAGGTCCTGCCGGTCTCCATCCCCTTCCTGTGCCTGCAGCCGTTGGTGGAGAACGCCGTCCGCCACGGGCTCGAGACGAAGAACGGACAGGGAACGGTGACGATCCTCGCCGAGGACGCGGGTGCCCACTGTTTGATCAGCGTCGAGGACGACGGGGTGGGCATGGCGCCCGAGCGCGTCCGGGAGGCTCTGTCCGGCGAACCGGGCTCCGACCATGTCGGTCTCGGCAACGTCGACGAGCGACTGCGTACCATCTTCGGCGACGCCTACGGCCTGACGGTGGCGACTGCGCCCGGCGCGGGCACCAAGGTCAGTCTTCGGGTGCCCAAGTTCCAGCCGGGAGTGCATGCGTGACCACCGACGCCAGTGGCGACCGCAAGCTGACCGTGCTCGCCGTCGACGACGAGGCACCCGCCTTGTCCGAGCTCGTGTATCTGTTGCGGCAGGACCCGCACATCGGCACGGTGCTCTCGGCCGACAGCGGGGCGGAAGCGCTGCGGCAGCTCGGGCTCCACACGATCGACGGCATCTTCATGGACATCCGGATGCCCGGCCTGTCCGGCGTCGAGTTGGCCACCGTGCTCGCCCAGTTCCGCAACCCGCCGCCGATCGTGTTCGTGACCGCCTTCGACTCGCACGCCGTCGACGCGTTCGAGCTCAAGGCCGTCGACTACGTCCTCAAGCCGGCGCGCCCCGAGCGGCTCGCCGAGGCGGTGCGGCGGCTCGTCGCGCGGGTCAACTCCGCGAACGCCCCGGCCGCCCCCGCCCCGGCCGCCACCCCGGCCACGCCCGACGACGAGACGATCCCGGTCGAGCTGGGCGGTGTCACGCGGTTCATCTCGCGCAGCGA of the Sporichthya polymorpha DSM 43042 genome contains:
- a CDS encoding LytR/AlgR family response regulator transcription factor — encoded protein: MTTDASGDRKLTVLAVDDEAPALSELVYLLRQDPHIGTVLSADSGAEALRQLGLHTIDGIFMDIRMPGLSGVELATVLAQFRNPPPIVFVTAFDSHAVDAFELKAVDYVLKPARPERLAEAVRRLVARVNSANAPAAPAPAATPATPDDETIPVELGGVTRFISRSDVRYVESHGDYARLHTSDATHLVRVPMATLEERWRDAGFIRIHRSYLVSLAHVTEVRLATGRSSVVLGNEELTVSRRHTRDLREVLVRRSRPTSSSAGSSGSGSSGSVGSAAAANNTSTERPEARG
- a CDS encoding sensor histidine kinase, translating into MGDLTGALTLAIAAAAVAVAVLGLRRFNWWRPDLGTTADRAAYETLHLTSLAAPALRGGLTQAGTTRAVKHLRALLGSRAVAITDGQRLLAWDGAAQDSLGSCAVEHAQAVMDTGRSQVLMAACPNSEPIREVVVTPLVSGTTVIGTLAAYVDSSSANLIRAVDEVGSWVSGQLELSELDATRTRVAEAEVRALRAQISPHFIYNSLNAIASFVRTDPDRARELLLEFADFTRYTFRRAGDFTTLADELRAINGYLLLERARFGERLGVTLRVAPEVLPVSIPFLCLQPLVENAVRHGLETKNGQGTVTILAEDAGAHCLISVEDDGVGMAPERVREALSGEPGSDHVGLGNVDERLRTIFGDAYGLTVATAPGAGTKVSLRVPKFQPGVHA